TGGAGCGGCCACGGCATTAATTCGGCGATTTCCTGCCCCTTGTCCGTTAAGGCGATGGTCACCTTACGCCTGTCCGGGCGTCCGCGCTCCCGGCGTATCAGGCCTCTGGATTCCAGGCGGTCGAGAATACCGGTGACCGTGGCCTGGCTGAGAAACACCAGGCGCGAAAGGTGGCCGGCGGTGGACGGGCCATGCAGATAGAGCTGCCGCAGGCAGACCAGTTGCGGTACGGTCAGTTTGAATCGCGCACTGAGCTCCCTGCTGTGCAGATCGATGGCCCGGGTGATGCGTCTGATCGAGCGCAGGATATTTTCAGCATAGGGACTAGTCATTGGCGTTTGCCGGTCGACATGGGGTTACACATGCTCCTTGTAGCCGCATTCCCGGTTTACACAACATAAAAAGGTGCCGTCGCGCTTGGTCGTTTTTTCTACGAGATAGGGGCTGCCGCAGGCCGGGCAGGGCTTGTCGACGGGTTTGTCCCAGCTGGCAAAGGTACATGCGGGATAGCGGTCGCAGCCGTAAAACACCTTTCCGCGTTTCGATTTTTTTTCGACGATCTGTCCCGTGCACCCCGGTTCCGGGCACTTTACGCCGGTGCTTTTGCCATTGAAACCGCCGTTGATCGATTCGGTGTGATTGCATTCCGGGAATCCGCTGCAGGCCAGGAATTCACCGTATTTGCCTCTTTTGACTACCATGGGTTTCCCGCACTTGGGGCAGACTTTATCGGTGGCGGCTTCATGGTTGGGTTCGACCGGTTGGATATGTCCGCGTTCGTCGCGTACGTAATCTCGTGAGTAGGTGCACTCCGGATAGCCGCTGCAGGCCAGAAAATGCCCGTTGCGGCCGACCTTGATGTGCAGCTTGTGACGCTTGCACTGAGGGCAGTCGATATCCGTGGGAATGCCGACGCCTTTGACGCTGAGCATCCGCGCATCGGCCTCGGTGAGTTTCTGCTTGAAGGGCCCGTAGAAATCGCTCAGGACACTGACCGCGTCCAGTTCAGCCGTCTCCACGCGATCCAGGTTGTCTTCCATTCGGGCCGTGAATTCCACATTGAAGATCTCTGGAAAACTGAGCACCAGCAAATCATTGACGATGAGTCCCAGTTCGCTCGGATGAAAGTATCCCTTGATCAGCTCCACATAACCTTTGTCGCGAATGGTGGACAAGATGGCCGCATAGGTGCTCGGCCGGCCGATGCCGTTTTCTTCCAACTCCTTGACCAGTGAGGCTTCGGTAAACCGCGGCGGCGGCTGGGTAAAATGCTGTTTGGGCAGAATTTGCCTCAAATCGAGCTCATCCCCCTCGGTCAAAGGCGGCAGGGGCTGTTGTTTTCGGCTGTTTTCGGCCTCTTCGTCGACGGTCTGGTAAACGGTCATGAACCCGGGAAATTTGACCGACGATCCTGTGACCGTAAAGGTGTAGTCGCCGGCGGCGATGGAGATGGTGTTTTGATCGATCTGGGCAGGCGTCATCTGGGAGGCCACGAAGCGCCGCCAGATCATCTGGTACAGCGCCAGCTGATCCTTGCTCAGATATTTGGCCAGTGATTCGGGCGTATGGTTCACCGAAGTGGGGCGGATGGCTTCATGGGCGTCCTGGACTTTGTTCCGGTTGCCGAAGTTGCGCGGCTCCTGCAGCGCATAATCGTTGCCGTGGGCCTGGCGCACCCAATCGATGGCTTCCTGGGCCGCCTCGGCCGCAATGCGGGTGGAGTCGGTGCGCATATAGGTGATCAAGCCGACCGGTTCGCCCGGCCCCAGGTCGATGCCTTCATAGAGCTGCTGGGCGATGAGCATGGTTTTTTTGGCGGAAAAACGCAACTTGCGGATCGCTTCCTGTTGCAGCTTGCTGGTGGTAAACGGCGGCTGTGGATTGCGGCGCACCGTTTTCTTGACCACCTTAGCCACCTGGTACCGCGCCGTTTTCAATTCCTCGACGATAGCCGTGGCCGCCGCCTCATCTGCGATCTCGAGTTTCTCACCCTTCTTTTTGACCAGCTTGGCTTCAAAGGAAGGGGGTGTTTGACCCTCGAGCAGGGCCGTGATCGACCAGTACTCTTGCGGAATAAACTCCTGAATGGCCTTTTCGCGTTCGCAGATGATGCGCACCGCAACGGACTGGACCCTGCCGGCACTGAGGTTGCCTTTGACCTTTTTCCACAGCAGCGGAGATACCTGGTAGCCAACCAGGCGATCGAGAATCCGCCGCGTCTGCTGCGCCTCGTATTTATCCTTGTTCAACTCTTCAGGATGGGAAATGGCCTTGAGGATCCCGTTTTGGGTCAATTCGTGAAAGAGGACCCGATGAAACCGGCGGCCCTTTTTTTTGAGCACTTCGGCCGCATGCCAGGCGATCGCCTCTCCCTCCCGGTCCGGGTCGGGTGCCAGGTAGATGTCATCGGCTTCGCCGGCCGCTGCCTTGAGCGCCGAGATCACCTTCTGTTTACCGGGAATGCTCCGATAAAGCGGCTTGAAATTGTTATCGATATCGATACCGATCTCTTTGGCCGGCAAATCCTTGATGTGGCCCACGGTGGCAGCCACGTTGAAATTATTGCCCAGATATTTTTTGATGGTGCGAATTTTCGTTGGAGACTCAACAACGACAAGTGGTTTTGAAGACACAATATACCTCTGAAGCAAAATGTAGTGGGCATCATGCTAGCGCATGGCGGTTCAATTGTAAATATCGGTACCAAGGAATTTTTGGATCGAGGGTCGTTATCCTTCTGAAATATAAAATAAAATTAAGTTGTTTCATACAGCCGCTTTTTTTAAATTGCCTACGAAACAGGTGGTCCGCCATGGCCCTCAAGAATCGCAATAGTCCGCGTGGCGGACAAAGTGTTTGCCAGGTTCCTGGCAGACCAATCCCTTGAGTTCCAGTTGAGACAAGATGCTGGTCAGCGGCGCCATGGCCTGCCCCAGGTCCCTTGCCAGATCGTCGATATGCACGGGGTCGACCCCGATGGCTTCGAAGACCCGATGTTCCAACTCAGAAAGGCCGACCGGCTGCCGCGTCTGTTGCGGTTCATGCCCGACGGCCAATTGAGGCGCAATCTCCTCGATGATGTCGTTGGCTGTTTCAACGAGTTTGGCGCCCTGTTTGATCAGGTCGTGGGTACCTCGTGCCATGGCCGAGTGAATGTTGCCCGGTACGGCGAAGACCTCCCTACCTTGCTCGGCGGCCAGTCGTGCGGTGATCAGGGAGCCGCTCCGGCGGGCGGCTTCGACCACTACCGTGCCCAGCGACATGCCGCTGATGATGCGGTTGCGCATGGGAAAGTGGTGGGCGTCCGGGATAGCGTCCATGGAGAATTCGGTCACCACTGCCCCATGCTCGGCGATCCGATGAAACAATTCTCGGTTTTGAGCGGGATAAATATGGTTCAACCCCGAACCCAGGACGGCGACCGTAACGCCACCCGCCTCGAGTGCACCCTCGTGAGCGGCTGTGTCGATGCCCAGGGCCATGCCGCTGACGATGTTGGCGCCGCTTTCGGCCAGCTGTCGGCATAAGCTCCTGGCCGTATTGCGGCCGTAGGGGGTGGCCCTGCGCGAACCAACGACCGACAGGGGGTACTGGAGCTGGCTCAACCGGCCGTAAACGTAAAGGAGAGGCGGCGGATCCGGGATGTGCCGGAGCAAGGGAGGGTAGTCCTCGTCCTGGCAGGTCACGAACGTGTACCCCTTTTTATAGACCTGATCGATGTCGCGCATCACCGTATCCGGTGGGCGCTGCCGTCGGATGGCCTCAGCGATTCTGGGGGTGATGCCCGGCACTCGGGTCAACGCGCCGGTAGGAGCCTTCAATACCTTTTCCGGCGATTCGAAGCTCTTGAGCAACCGGTTGATGAGCAGGTTCCCGACGCCCGGAACACTCTTGAGCGTCAGCCAGGGGACGATATCGTTCATGCGATCATTTTCGTTTTTGCCATGCCAGCAGGATCGGGCTGGCCACAAAAATCGACGAATAGGTACCCACCAGGATGCCGACCAGCAGGGCGAAGGCGAAATCGTGGATGATGCCGCCGCCGAAGATAAAGAGCATGAGCACCACGATCAAGGTGGTCCCGGAGGTCAGAATCGTCCGACTGAGGGTCTCGTTGATGCTGCGATTGATCGTCTCGGCGAGGGGCAGCTTGTGGTATTTTCGCAGGTTTTCACGGATCCGGTCGAAAACGATGATGGTGTCGTTCAGCGAATAACCGATGATCGTCAGCAGGGCGGCGATGATCGGCAGGGTGAACTCTTTTTGAAAAATGGAGAAAAAGCCCACAGTGATTGCGACATCGTGAATCAGGGCGACGATGGCTCCCATGGCATATTTCAGGTTCAATATATAAAACAGAACCAGGGTGACCACCACCGCGGCCAACATCAGCATGGGGATGCTCAGGTGGGCCAGCCGCAGAATGTAGACGCTGAAGGCCAGCGCGCCGGCCACGGCCGCGCTGAGCAGCCATTTGAGTTCGAATCGACCTGAAAT
This Desulfatitalea tepidiphila DNA region includes the following protein-coding sequences:
- a CDS encoding MarR family winged helix-turn-helix transcriptional regulator; the encoded protein is MTSPYAENILRSIRRITRAIDLHSRELSARFKLTVPQLVCLRQLYLHGPSTAGHLSRLVFLSQATVTGILDRLESRGLIRRERGRPDRRKVTIALTDKGQEIAELMPWPLQERFAQRLSALPEEEQADIDQVLDRIVHMMAVQDVDAWPIVGAGEWTDPCAQPATAPESAARTATSRTASSKKRLS
- the topA gene encoding type I DNA topoisomerase, whose protein sequence is MSSKPLVVVESPTKIRTIKKYLGNNFNVAATVGHIKDLPAKEIGIDIDNNFKPLYRSIPGKQKVISALKAAAGEADDIYLAPDPDREGEAIAWHAAEVLKKKGRRFHRVLFHELTQNGILKAISHPEELNKDKYEAQQTRRILDRLVGYQVSPLLWKKVKGNLSAGRVQSVAVRIICEREKAIQEFIPQEYWSITALLEGQTPPSFEAKLVKKKGEKLEIADEAAATAIVEELKTARYQVAKVVKKTVRRNPQPPFTTSKLQQEAIRKLRFSAKKTMLIAQQLYEGIDLGPGEPVGLITYMRTDSTRIAAEAAQEAIDWVRQAHGNDYALQEPRNFGNRNKVQDAHEAIRPTSVNHTPESLAKYLSKDQLALYQMIWRRFVASQMTPAQIDQNTISIAAGDYTFTVTGSSVKFPGFMTVYQTVDEEAENSRKQQPLPPLTEGDELDLRQILPKQHFTQPPPRFTEASLVKELEENGIGRPSTYAAILSTIRDKGYVELIKGYFHPSELGLIVNDLLVLSFPEIFNVEFTARMEDNLDRVETAELDAVSVLSDFYGPFKQKLTEADARMLSVKGVGIPTDIDCPQCKRHKLHIKVGRNGHFLACSGYPECTYSRDYVRDERGHIQPVEPNHEAATDKVCPKCGKPMVVKRGKYGEFLACSGFPECNHTESINGGFNGKSTGVKCPEPGCTGQIVEKKSKRGKVFYGCDRYPACTFASWDKPVDKPCPACGSPYLVEKTTKRDGTFLCCVNRECGYKEHV
- the dprA gene encoding DNA-processing protein DprA, which gives rise to MNDIVPWLTLKSVPGVGNLLINRLLKSFESPEKVLKAPTGALTRVPGITPRIAEAIRRQRPPDTVMRDIDQVYKKGYTFVTCQDEDYPPLLRHIPDPPPLLYVYGRLSQLQYPLSVVGSRRATPYGRNTARSLCRQLAESGANIVSGMALGIDTAAHEGALEAGGVTVAVLGSGLNHIYPAQNRELFHRIAEHGAVVTEFSMDAIPDAHHFPMRNRIISGMSLGTVVVEAARRSGSLITARLAAEQGREVFAVPGNIHSAMARGTHDLIKQGAKLVETANDIIEEIAPQLAVGHEPQQTRQPVGLSELEHRVFEAIGVDPVHIDDLARDLGQAMAPLTSILSQLELKGLVCQEPGKHFVRHADYCDS
- the secF gene encoding protein translocase subunit SecF, which encodes MQIIKPDVNIDFVGRRVLAYIVSAILILITIVSLIFHGGPKYGIDFAGGAELLIQFDQPLPIEEVKAAMNALQLEAVVQKYGEEAEDFYRVLIPAAVAEQENLAQTLKEGLAAQTQRQVTLESFEMVGPQVGRDLREKALLAMFFALLFIAVYISGRFELKWLLSAAVAGALAFSVYILRLAHLSIPMLMLAAVVVTLVLFYILNLKYAMGAIVALIHDVAITVGFFSIFQKEFTLPIIAALLTIIGYSLNDTIIVFDRIRENLRKYHKLPLAETINRSINETLSRTILTSGTTLIVVLMLFIFGGGIIHDFAFALLVGILVGTYSSIFVASPILLAWQKRK